CGTCCAGTCTAGCTTgaaaaagaacagaaacaagttcggggaaaaaaattaatcaataatcaTTTAGATGAAGCATTATAGAATGTGTATAAACATATCCTGATAAAAACCTCTTAAGACGTAGAAAAGGTAGAAAATAACCTAAAAATGTACAACATTTAATCTTGTTAGTGAAACTTGTATAATGCTGAACACGGGGTTGTGGGTTGTGGCATTGGCACGGGAATAacttttagtgttttttaaCACACCTTCCCAGCTCACCTCCTTTGTTATTTTCACGCCAAATTCAAGAAAGACGTAGAAGCAATCGGTTATCCAAACATACACTTAAAGGTGTTTCCTCATGTGTTGGGATAATAGAGAACTTGACATTTTATGAGAAGGCAACCTTCTAGCCATTGGCTTTTGCCACCCGAGTCTTTCTAGGAATTCCTCAATCAACCTATAAATtcaaattgataaatatgaagagAGTTAAGGGATAAAACTTAAAAGCAGTAAACCACATAAAAACTAACACGCACATGCTGCAAATAGCCTTTTGGGATGCGGCCAGCTCATGGTCTGGGAAAGATTCTTCCAACCGAAAGCTCAACCAAACGTACAGATCCAACACCTGCAGTTTTAGCACCAATCAAAAACCGAAAAAATTTAAGAGGTACACTGtttcaaaattagtttaaaaatggaattattaaaattttccatCAAATGAACGAAGGGAAAAATATTGTCAACACTGTACAGTGTTCATGCCCATGGTTATTAAAATGATGATTAAAGTCATGACATTGCACATGGCCACAACCATTGATTGACCCCTGACAATTAAGTTATGAGGCAACAACCTTTGGTTTGTGCCAAGGTTCACCCTCTCACTAGATCATTcaagcaaattaaaaaaatgtataaaaaaaaaaccttgtggATAGATTCCAACTCCTTCAGAGCAGCTGGCGTCTTGGGCACTTTGAGTGACCCTGGTGTAAATATTTCTCGAAGCCGGACAAGACCTTTCTTTGCATAATTCTCTGCAAACTGGTTTATCATAAGATATGTcattttatgaccattcaaacTAGCATCAACATATTTCATACTAACAATATGATAATTACCTGTGCTAGGCCTTGAGATGAAATTTCATCATCCATGTCAGCTGGGCTGAGTATTATAACGATCAGttaaaaattaactgaaaagGCTAACTAGTATAAACTGTAACATACAGACACCCTAATTTTTTCATTCCACCAAGTTTTCAATTCATAGAATAGTCCTACAGACATGGATCGTGCATTCTGCAATTTTGTTATTTCCTGAAAAGATAAGAAAGTACCTGATACAGAAAAGGTATTTCTCATGTAATCCAAGGGGAAGCTCGTCAATTACAGCAGCCACTTTCTAGTACCAGGCACCGGCATATACAAACAACACCCACCAAACAAAAGGAAACccagtaaataataataaaataatgagataATTGATAACTGATTACTAATGAACAAGAAGACATCATTGATATGAAATAGTCACAATTCAATGGCAAGGCAGCTATTAATAGACAGACATACCAATAATTGCTCACAATTAACAATGAAATAGTTTTCAGATAATTTCGCATTGTCAAGAAAATGCGCCTgcaatatttaaagaaaaaaagatacataattatttagtttTGGGATATAATAAGATAATGCATTAAATGTTAAGACACCTAAGGATTTTCAGCTTCAATAATTCGGCAGATGCAGTTGAGTGCAATAAGATGCTTGCCCACTTGGTAAGTAACTAGCAATCACAACTTtttttgcacttttttttttttttgcacttgTAATGGAcaacaatgaaaaataaaacaatttatagAGTACCATGGATGACAGAATGGAAGATAATGCAAACAGAAACAAGCAGATATAACTTACCAGTATTTGATAGAAACCATTTCTTGGATGTAATCGTGAATACATATACATCAGATCAAAGGTAGGAAGTATGCCAGCACGCTGTATCAGAATAAGTAGTATACacaaatcatcaataaaagataaagtgAACTAAGTTCAGATAACAGTGCATATCTACTAGAAGCTTTCTATGTTTCAGTTTTGCCTAGGTTGCATGTAGGGTAGTTAGGTGTTTGGTTACCTCTAAAATGGGTGATGGAGAAttcaaagatgaatggagcaaGGGTAGATCCTCTTCATCCATGCATGTTACTTCTCCTACAGGAAAATTTGACCCATATCTACCAGCTCTCCCTGCAAGAATAACACATGATCCAAATAGACAAGACATATTAGCCCAAGCCTCCACtcattcataaattataaaaataatatcaattagAACACTGAATCATTTGGTAATAGTAGTAAGTTTTTCGAACCCAAAGTGGATTCCAAATCAATTActtaaataatgtaataaacattaaaattgaatcaatgaatatctaaaaaataatacaaaaaaacatCAACAATAATAGAGACATTCTTGCTGTCTGAAGGagaagtttaattttattttatttatataatgtaGCACAGATTTTtccaaaaagacatcttttgaaGGTCCCACAGAATCTTGACATATCCAAAGTGTATCTTAGAAGATATGACAAGTATCATAAAAGCAACAGagtcaaaatattaatttattatatgcaCAATGTTAAATGCAAGTACCTACCCTGAATTACCCAGCAAACTCAGCATCCAACAagggtaaaatataaataaaaatgatgctTTGATGTCTACTTATCCAAGCTATCAAATTCAATACATAGCTCCAACTGCATACCAACTGGCAAAAACTAAGAATAGAAAAACTATGAAAAGCTAATACTCAATGTTACACTGCTTGAAAGTCGATTAAAAATTTGTAGAATctccaaaaataattgaattgtaTGCTTAATTGAccaaaaacaattaaaacaacataaaaCATCAGTGTTAAGATATATCAGATACAATCCTTTAATCAAATTCAGGAACAAGGCAAATCCACTCATATGAATTACATGCTACCTGCAATCTGTTTGATCTCAGGTACAGTCAGATCTCGCACCTCGAAACCGTCGAACTTCTTCATGGTTGAAAATATGATCCTAGAGATGTTTAGATTAAGACCCATTCCAATGGCATCACTGGCCACAAGAACATCAAACTCGCTACTTGCATCATTGAACATGCTTGCCTGCAGTCCTAATGAAACTTTAAACTCGGCAAATTCTTGGTGTAGAGGAGGGACAATACAAAGGAAATGggaaatatttattaacatattcCAATAAATATAGCAGTAAACTAAGTTAAACCTATAAATTGTAgacaaaagaagagaaaaaatttcCAAACAGAGATGAAATAACACTGAAACCACATAAAACGCTTATGGTCAGCAAGAACATTTCTCCCAATGAATGAGAAAAcacaaaagaacaaaacaaatgGCATAATTTTTGTATGAGCCATAAATGTTAAATTCTAAAGATTGCATTAGCATGAAACAAGTGTAATTCAAAAGGAAAACCAAATATTACTTAGACAGAGGTAGGAGCTCACACCTGTCTTGTTCGAGTCTCTGGTGGCAGTGATCCATAAACTACTGAACAAAGATGCTTTCCTTCTTTCTCAATTCTTTTCTGAGCAATATGAATATCAACTTTTACTAGTTAATTTGCAGTGCAGAAACTAACTTAAAACATGTGCAATGGAATTTGCACAATTCACAATACATTAGCAGCTTGCATTTTTTATGAGATAAAATAGCATCCCAAGTGTCATTCTCTTATGTTAACCAAAATGGATGACGTCTTTTTTCAGAACTATTTACCAAGAGAATCAAAAGggaacaataacaataacatgGAAAGTGTATAAACACAAAAGTTTGGGCATAAAACAAACTATGAAAGcaaatttcaaaaacatgtAAAAGCTCACCTTCAATTTGTATATCTCCTGACGTGAAAAGGTTACAATGCAGTCACCATTTCTTACATTAGAGAAAGATCCAAGAGGAACCTTCAGTGGGACTAAAGGTGACAGTCTCTCATAAAATTGAACCTGCAGCACACAAGAAGAAAACTTTGTGAGAGAAATCAAACATTTTAATGAAAACACCATGAATAAGCAGAGGACCTGGACAACAGTTGCTAATGAAAATATTGGTCTAATGTATAT
The nucleotide sequence above comes from Glycine soja cultivar W05 chromosome 11, ASM419377v2, whole genome shotgun sequence. Encoded proteins:
- the LOC114375502 gene encoding DExH-box ATP-dependent RNA helicase DExH16, mitochondrial-like isoform X1, encoding MASFLLRRNRNLFSRSLLGKKEPFRLYFQFKSQSLGGAANKVHPYSSRNGPIRNDFTDLTCPHTWYPQARKKHRRIILHVGPTNSGKTHHALKQLESSASGVYCGPLRLLAWEIAKRLNKAQVPCDLITGQERDEVDGANHKAVTVEMVDVSADYQCAVIDEIQMIGCITRGYSFTRALLGIAADELHLCGDPAAVPLIQEIMKITGDEIEVQFYERLSPLVPLKVPLGSFSNVRNGDCIVTFSRQEIYKLKKRIEKEGKHLCSVVYGSLPPETRTRQASMFNDASSEFDVLVASDAIGMGLNLNISRIIFSTMKKFDGFEVRDLTVPEIKQIAGRAGRYGSNFPVGEVTCMDEEDLPLLHSSLNSPSPILERAGILPTFDLMYMYSRLHPRNGFYQILAHFLDNAKLSENYFIVNCEQLLKVAAVIDELPLGLHEKYLFCISPADMDDEISSQGLAQFAENYAKKGLVRLREIFTPGSLKVPKTPAALKELESIHKVLDLYVWLSFRLEESFPDHELAASQKAICSMLIEEFLERLGWQKPMARRLPSHKMSSSLLSQHMRKHL
- the LOC114375502 gene encoding DExH-box ATP-dependent RNA helicase DExH16, mitochondrial-like isoform X2 → MASFLLRRNRNLFSRSLLGKKEPFRLYFQFKSQSLGGAANKVHPYSSRNGPIRNDFTDLTCPHTWYPQARKKHRRIILHVGPTNSGKTHHALKQLESSASGVYCGPLRLLAWEIAKRLNKAQVPCDLITGQERDEVDGANHKAVTVEMVDVSADYQCAVIDEIQMIGCITRGYSFTRALLGIAADELHLCGDPAAVPLIQEIMKITGDEIEVQFYERLSPLVPLKVPLGSFSNVRNGDCIVTFSRQEIYKLKKRIEKEGKHLCSVVYGSLPPETRTRQASMFNDASSEFDVLVASDAIGMGLNLNISRIIFSTMKKFDGFEVRDLTVPEIKQIAGRAGRYGSNFPVGEVTCMDEEDLPLLHSSLNSPSPILERAGILPTFDLMYMYSRLHPRNGFYQILKVAAVIDELPLGLHEKYLFCISPADMDDEISSQGLAQFAENYAKKGLVRLREIFTPGSLKVPKTPAALKELESIHKVLDLYVWLSFRLEESFPDHELAASQKAICSMLIEEFLERLGWQKPMARRLPSHKMSSSLLSQHMRKHL